In Dehalococcoidia bacterium, one DNA window encodes the following:
- the rpsP gene encoding 30S ribosomal protein S16, whose translation MLRIRLRRVGKKKQPAYRIVVADSRSPRDGAFIEIIGLYDPLTDPATVNIDEEKARKWLGQGAQPSETAAKLLARQGIIERSEKSAPPSPATE comes from the coding sequence TTGCTGAGAATCCGCTTGCGGCGCGTGGGCAAGAAGAAGCAGCCCGCCTATCGAATCGTCGTCGCTGACTCGCGGTCGCCGCGGGATGGCGCGTTCATCGAAATAATCGGCCTGTACGACCCGCTGACCGACCCGGCCACCGTCAACATCGATGAAGAGAAGGCGCGGAAGTGGCTGGGCCAGGGAGCGCAGCCCTCGGAGACGGCGGCCAAGCTGCTGGCCCGGCAGGGCATCATAGAGAGGAGCGAGAAGAGCGCGCCTCCGTCGCCGGCGACGGAATGA
- a CDS encoding methylenetetrahydrofolate reductase C-terminal domain-containing protein has protein sequence MKTITAQKPLAEVMGYIERWQSVYIIGCGTCATMCRTGGKAEVMAMKAEIETSGKKVTGWMVVPTACDELVADAMREESEDIAAADCILVMSCSFGVQTISLHQTKPIYPALDTLFLGIEDRPGHFVEVCAQCGKCVLGRTAAICPLVRCAKSLFNGPCGGSSGGKCEISENVPCAWQMIYDRLAEMGLLDELDEIEPVKDWDVSSSGGPRAADVDAECGVVPRAEKAEVQTT, from the coding sequence ATGAAGACAATTACGGCACAAAAGCCTCTGGCCGAAGTCATGGGTTACATCGAGAGATGGCAGAGTGTCTACATAATCGGCTGCGGCACCTGCGCCACCATGTGTCGCACGGGTGGCAAAGCCGAAGTCATGGCCATGAAAGCCGAAATCGAGACCAGCGGCAAGAAGGTCACCGGCTGGATGGTCGTGCCCACCGCCTGCGACGAACTCGTTGCAGATGCGATGCGGGAGGAATCGGAAGACATCGCCGCCGCCGACTGCATCCTGGTGATGTCCTGTTCGTTTGGAGTGCAAACGATCAGCCTGCACCAAACAAAGCCGATCTATCCGGCGCTCGATACCCTGTTTCTCGGAATCGAGGACAGGCCCGGTCACTTTGTCGAAGTCTGTGCGCAATGCGGAAAGTGTGTACTGGGGCGGACCGCGGCCATCTGTCCCCTCGTCAGGTGCGCCAAGAGCCTGTTCAACGGGCCTTGCGGTGGGTCGTCCGGCGGCAAGTGCGAAATATCGGAGAACGTTCCCTGCGCCTGGCAGATGATCTACGACCGGCTGGCGGAGATGGGGCTTCTCGACGAGTTGGACGAGATCGAACCGGTGAAAGACTGGGACGTCAGCAGTTCCGGCGGGCCGCGGGCGGCTGATGTCGATGCCGAATGCGGGGTCGTTCCAAGGGCCGAGAAGGCCGAAGTGCAGACCACCTGA
- a CDS encoding hemolysin III family protein: MSTDAIVARRPMLRGVLHLGAFFAAIAGIVVMLLLAHDARGYVGASIFGGSLILVYGTSAFYHRVPWGRRMKNVMGRLDHSMIFALIAGTYTPFCLLALGDAWGISLLSVAAGIAGAGAIVRLAWLNTPRWLATFLYLSVGWVALVAATQILQHLDAAPLGLLLLGGVAYSVGGLMYAFRRPDPWPRVFGYHEVFHSFTVAGSFFHYLAIAVFLLPA, translated from the coding sequence GTGAGCACCGATGCGATTGTCGCCCGTCGCCCCATGCTGCGCGGGGTGCTGCATCTCGGCGCGTTCTTCGCGGCCATCGCGGGCATCGTCGTCATGCTGCTGCTGGCGCACGATGCTCGCGGCTATGTGGGGGCTTCGATCTTCGGCGGCAGCCTGATCCTGGTCTACGGGACGAGCGCGTTCTATCATCGCGTCCCGTGGGGCCGCCGGATGAAGAACGTGATGGGGCGGCTCGACCACTCGATGATATTCGCGCTGATAGCGGGGACGTACACGCCGTTCTGCCTGCTGGCGCTGGGAGACGCCTGGGGGATAAGCTTGCTGTCCGTGGCGGCAGGGATAGCGGGCGCGGGCGCGATCGTCCGGCTGGCGTGGCTCAACACTCCGCGCTGGCTGGCGACGTTCCTCTACCTGAGCGTCGGCTGGGTGGCGCTGGTGGCGGCAACGCAGATACTCCAGCACCTCGACGCCGCGCCTTTGGGGCTGCTGCTGCTGGGCGGCGTGGCGTACAGCGTCGGCGGGCTGATGTACGCATTTCGCCGGCCGGACCCCTGGCCGAGGGTGTTCGGGTACCATGAGGTGTTCCACTCGTTTACGGTCGCGGGCAGCTTTTTTCACTACCTGGCGATCGCGGTCTTCCTCCTGCCGGCATAG
- a CDS encoding NADH-ubiquinone oxidoreductase-F iron-sulfur binding region domain-containing protein — protein sequence MPQTKIVLRNCGSIDPTRIDSSLERDGFKALQKARQMTPEQVIEEVKASGLRGRGGAGFPCGTKWEGARKSPGEEKYVICNADEGEVGTFKDRYILENDPFTLIEGLAIAGHAIGAGQGYIYLRHEYHSLLGLLENAVDQATQTGLLDGFDIAIREGAGAYVCGEESALMESIEGRRGEPRYRPPFPTVAGLWRKPTIINNVETLMNIPQIILNGGAWFSGIGTERSKGTKVFSVSGDVARPGVYELVLGTPLRELVEELASASNVKMMQIGGATGRILPYNLIDTPLAFETVLGAGAVTVFDESRDVIDIVHKTIEFLADESCGKCTPCRQGTEVMVETLERFCRGKGSKKDIRALEGLSETMMLTSLCGLGQAAPFPVLDTLKHFREDYEKRAVDN from the coding sequence GTGCCGCAGACCAAGATCGTCTTGAGAAACTGCGGGTCCATTGACCCGACGCGCATCGACTCCTCCCTTGAAAGGGACGGGTTTAAAGCCCTGCAGAAAGCGCGGCAGATGACGCCTGAGCAGGTAATCGAAGAGGTAAAGGCGTCGGGACTGCGCGGAAGAGGGGGCGCCGGCTTTCCTTGCGGCACAAAATGGGAAGGGGCAAGGAAATCCCCCGGCGAAGAGAAGTACGTCATCTGCAACGCCGACGAGGGAGAAGTCGGCACGTTCAAGGACAGGTACATTCTCGAGAACGACCCGTTCACTCTCATCGAAGGCCTTGCGATTGCAGGCCACGCTATCGGCGCCGGACAGGGCTATATCTACCTTCGTCACGAGTACCACTCCCTGCTCGGCCTGCTGGAAAACGCCGTCGATCAGGCCACGCAGACGGGACTTCTCGATGGCTTTGACATCGCCATTCGAGAGGGCGCGGGCGCCTACGTATGCGGGGAAGAGTCGGCCCTAATGGAGTCGATCGAAGGACGGCGAGGCGAACCCCGCTACCGGCCGCCGTTCCCGACCGTGGCCGGGCTGTGGCGAAAGCCCACGATCATAAACAATGTGGAGACATTGATGAACATTCCCCAGATCATCCTTAACGGGGGCGCCTGGTTCTCCGGCATCGGGACGGAGCGGAGCAAAGGCACCAAGGTCTTCTCTGTGAGCGGCGATGTGGCGCGGCCCGGCGTGTATGAACTCGTGCTGGGGACCCCTCTGCGGGAACTCGTCGAGGAGCTGGCCTCGGCCTCCAACGTTAAGATGATGCAGATCGGCGGGGCCACGGGAAGAATCCTGCCTTATAACCTCATAGATACTCCCCTCGCCTTTGAAACCGTCCTCGGCGCAGGCGCCGTCACGGTGTTCGATGAAAGCCGGGATGTAATAGACATCGTCCACAAGACCATAGAGTTCCTGGCGGACGAGTCCTGCGGTAAGTGCACCCCATGCCGGCAGGGGACTGAGGTCATGGTCGAGACCCTGGAGAGGTTCTGTAGGGGCAAGGGGTCGAAAAAAGACATCAGGGCCCTGGAGGGGCTGTCTGAAACGATGATGCTCACTTCTCTGTGCGGCTTGGGACAGGCGGCGCCGTTCCCCGTACTGGATACCCTGAAGCACTTCAGAGAAGACTATGAGAAGCGGGCTGTAGACAACTGA
- a CDS encoding methylenetetrahydrofolate reductase, translating to MKAGTNLEKILESGKFAVTAEAGPPKGTSAAVVRRKGEALRNCCDAVNVTDNQTAIVRMSSMAGCVLLRQVGVEPVMQMVVRDRNRIALQSDVLGAVAVGIGNFLCLSGDHQKFGNHPTAKGVFDIDSIQLIQMLKDMRDEKKFLCGEDITGEVPLFIGAAANPFADPFEFRVRRLAKKVKAGADFIQTQAVYDVPRFARFMEMVCDRGLDKQVHILAGVIPIRSLGMARYMRDYVSGVTVPDEIISRLEKAESAKDEGLKIVLEIIEQLKEIPGVHGIHIMAVGWEEIVPELVEKAGLMPRPVL from the coding sequence ATGAAAGCAGGAACAAACCTGGAAAAGATACTCGAAAGCGGCAAGTTTGCGGTCACCGCGGAAGCCGGCCCTCCCAAGGGCACGAGCGCTGCCGTCGTGCGGAGAAAGGGGGAAGCGCTTCGCAACTGCTGCGATGCCGTCAACGTGACCGATAACCAGACGGCCATTGTTCGCATGTCCAGCATGGCGGGGTGCGTCCTCCTCAGGCAGGTCGGCGTGGAACCGGTGATGCAGATGGTCGTCAGAGACCGCAACCGGATAGCGCTTCAGAGCGACGTGTTGGGCGCAGTAGCCGTCGGTATCGGCAACTTTCTCTGCCTCTCCGGCGACCATCAGAAGTTCGGCAACCATCCCACCGCCAAGGGCGTCTTCGATATCGACTCTATCCAGTTGATTCAGATGCTGAAAGACATGCGGGATGAAAAGAAGTTCCTCTGCGGTGAGGACATCACGGGCGAAGTCCCCCTGTTTATCGGCGCTGCGGCAAATCCCTTCGCCGACCCGTTCGAGTTTCGCGTGAGAAGGCTGGCAAAAAAGGTCAAGGCCGGCGCCGATTTCATCCAGACCCAGGCGGTCTACGACGTGCCTAGGTTCGCCAGATTCATGGAGATGGTCTGCGACCGGGGCCTCGATAAGCAGGTGCACATTCTGGCCGGCGTCATACCCATCCGGTCTCTGGGTATGGCCCGTTACATGAGGGACTACGTTTCCGGCGTGACCGTGCCCGATGAGATAATCAGCAGGCTGGAGAAGGCGGAGAGCGCCAAAGATGAAGGGCTAAAGATAGTCCTCGAAATCATAGAGCAACTGAAAGAAATACCCGGCGTGCATGGCATACACATCATGGCTGTGGGCTGGGAAGAGATCGTCCCGGAGCTGGTAGAAAAGGCTGGATTGATGCCCCGACCTGTACTGTAA
- a CDS encoding KH domain-containing protein yields the protein MKELIEYIARAIVDNPDEVVVREEEEGDRIVFYLQVAESDMGKVIGKQGRIANAMRTLLKVAAAKGGVRRASLEIGE from the coding sequence ATGAAAGAGTTGATCGAGTATATCGCCAGGGCCATCGTCGACAACCCGGACGAGGTGGTGGTAAGGGAGGAGGAGGAAGGGGACCGCATCGTGTTCTACCTGCAGGTGGCGGAGTCGGACATGGGGAAGGTGATCGGGAAGCAGGGGCGGATCGCGAACGCGATGCGCACGCTTCTCAAGGTGGCGGCAGCGAAGGGCGGCGTGCGCCGCGCGTCGCTGGAAATCGGCGAATAA
- a CDS encoding response regulator, translating to MAHKILVVDDDPDILEAVALILESQGYEVITARDGIEGLASLRAEQPDLMILDLMMPKMDGFAVCKELQDPRWSKYKDIPILILTSVREEASRRRYELETGLALDVDDYVEKPMSPDVLLKRVSTLINKRKKS from the coding sequence ATGGCGCACAAGATACTGGTCGTTGATGACGACCCGGATATTCTCGAGGCCGTCGCCTTGATCCTAGAGTCCCAGGGGTACGAGGTGATAACTGCCCGTGATGGAATAGAGGGCCTGGCCAGTCTTAGGGCCGAGCAGCCCGACCTCATGATCCTTGACCTGATGATGCCCAAGATGGACGGGTTTGCCGTCTGCAAGGAGCTTCAGGACCCGAGGTGGTCGAAGTACAAAGACATTCCGATTCTAATACTGACCTCGGTAAGGGAGGAGGCAAGCCGTCGGCGCTACGAGTTGGAGACAGGGCTCGCGCTTGACGTCGACGACTACGTCGAGAAGCCGATGTCCCCCGACGTTTTGCTCAAGAGGGTGAGCACGCTCATCAATAAAAGGAAGAAGTCGTGA
- a CDS encoding 2Fe-2S iron-sulfur cluster-binding protein — protein sequence MSDVSITMNGVPVGVREGSTILEAARESGVHIPTLCYLEGLPPFGSCRLCVVEVEGFRTLIGSCHTPVAEGMVIHTHSPKVIEARRALVELMLASHPDNCLVCDKANLCELRKIAADLDIGLPRFRTRKHYYPVEDENPHIVRDMSKCIMCRRCVAACRDLKGQELFSVAYRGFDSKVVYGLDESVGSEEACRDCDVCISLCPTGALSKPVQVREKKKGPALFVTG from the coding sequence ATGTCTGACGTAAGCATAACAATGAACGGCGTTCCGGTCGGCGTCCGCGAAGGGAGCACCATTCTTGAGGCCGCGCGCGAGAGTGGAGTCCATATCCCCACGCTCTGTTATCTGGAAGGTCTGCCTCCGTTTGGGTCCTGCCGGCTCTGCGTGGTCGAGGTCGAGGGGTTCAGGACGCTAATCGGCTCCTGCCATACCCCTGTTGCGGAAGGCATGGTAATACACACGCACAGCCCCAAAGTCATCGAGGCGCGCCGCGCCCTCGTCGAGCTCATGCTGGCCAGCCATCCCGACAACTGTCTCGTTTGCGACAAGGCGAATCTCTGTGAGCTGAGAAAGATCGCCGCAGATCTCGACATCGGGCTGCCGCGGTTCAGGACAAGGAAGCACTACTATCCTGTCGAGGACGAGAACCCGCACATCGTACGCGATATGTCGAAGTGCATTATGTGTCGTCGATGTGTCGCTGCCTGCCGCGACCTCAAAGGTCAAGAACTGTTCAGCGTTGCCTACCGGGGGTTCGACAGCAAGGTTGTCTACGGGCTCGATGAGTCCGTGGGCAGCGAAGAGGCCTGTCGCGATTGCGATGTCTGTATTTCGCTGTGTCCCACGGGCGCCCTCAGCAAGCCGGTTCAAGTTCGCGAGAAGAAGAAAGGCCCGGCCCTGTTTGTGACGGGATGA
- a CDS encoding NAD(P)H-dependent oxidoreductase subunit E: protein MAKKVTLHSDTSNNLLLALQQAQRESGYLSPALMVEIARSLRLPVNAVYGVASFYSFLNMRPPGRNVIRICRSVPCYLKENRVIIETVEREIGIRPGETSADGRFSFELTNCIGLCDRAPAMLVNSDAHGDLTPSRIVQVLQSYE, encoded by the coding sequence ATGGCTAAGAAAGTCACCCTCCACAGCGACACGTCGAACAACCTGCTTCTAGCGTTGCAGCAGGCGCAGCGCGAGTCTGGCTACCTGTCCCCGGCCTTGATGGTAGAGATCGCCCGTTCCCTGCGTCTCCCCGTTAATGCAGTCTACGGAGTCGCCAGTTTCTACTCGTTCCTCAACATGAGGCCGCCGGGCAGAAACGTAATCAGGATCTGCCGGAGCGTGCCCTGTTATCTCAAAGAGAATCGCGTGATCATCGAGACGGTGGAGAGGGAAATCGGGATCAGGCCGGGCGAGACCAGCGCCGATGGCAGGTTCTCCTTCGAGCTGACCAATTGCATCGGCCTCTGTGATAGAGCTCCGGCGATGCTTGTGAACAGCGATGCCCACGGCGACCTGACCCCGTCCAGAATAGTGCAGGTCTTGCAGAGCTACGAATGA
- the rimM gene encoding ribosome maturation factor RimM (Essential for efficient processing of 16S rRNA) — protein MAKTTNRTLPPTEGPFIAVGRALAPAGLAGDIRIEPLTDVVGLFSKGRSLWLRGERFEVERAQRRKGQVLVKLSGVDSREAAEALRGEAVEVPKSLLEPLPEGRYYRFQIVGMQVYDAGRGHLGEIRQVLTTGANDVYVVEGERGEVLLPAIDDVVKEVDVAGGRMTVDLMEGMLPEEREGRVP, from the coding sequence ATGGCGAAAACCACTAACCGAACGTTACCTCCCACCGAAGGACCGTTCATCGCCGTCGGCCGCGCGCTCGCGCCGGCGGGCCTGGCGGGCGACATCAGAATCGAGCCGCTCACGGACGTGGTCGGTCTCTTCTCCAAGGGGCGGAGTCTCTGGCTGAGAGGCGAGCGGTTCGAGGTGGAGCGGGCGCAGCGGCGGAAGGGACAGGTTCTCGTCAAGCTATCGGGCGTCGACTCGCGCGAGGCGGCGGAGGCGTTGAGGGGAGAAGCCGTTGAGGTGCCGAAAAGCCTCCTCGAACCGCTGCCGGAAGGCAGGTACTACCGGTTCCAGATCGTCGGTATGCAGGTGTATGACGCGGGACGCGGCCACCTGGGCGAGATTCGTCAAGTGCTTACGACGGGCGCAAACGATGTCTACGTGGTGGAGGGAGAAAGGGGAGAGGTGCTGCTGCCAGCGATCGACGACGTGGTCAAGGAAGTGGACGTTGCGGGCGGCAGGATGACCGTCGACCTGATGGAGGGGATGCTGCCGGAGGAGCGCGAGGGGCGCGTTCCTTGA
- a CDS encoding HAMP domain-containing sensor histidine kinase, with amino-acid sequence MNGKIPPGLEIERTPEEETLVMRLGVFNNMRWVAILGVIAVTLIARYGFDIGFPTVPVYVVCVFMALYNLVLMQQVRALRKVRADRVIPRVRQYVYIHIVLDMFALIVLLHFTGGVENPFVFFFVFHVVLASIGLSYQVVYLLSTMAIIMVSFLFGLEYAGAIPHVNLEGFAEPAQYEDASYNLAVLTALGILLYGTAYLTTAIAGELRKRQRQVVALRDTLLQEKNGELERASTSIAKLQEEKARFLHFIGIAAHDLKAPLTAIQGFLWVMLGGFAGEISEKQRNMLERSTLRINELLTLISDLLDIPRIETGQIVQEMENVCLREIIDGSIEGQRNLAEAKGIDLIVDVPDELPAVKGSSSRLQQVFTNLINNAINYTQEGAVTVCARERQRDLLVEVVDTGIGIPPADMSHVFEDFFRASNVETRGTGLGLSICRRIVEAHGGKIWAESPCPGASGGSKFSFTLPKLTDAKGRRRR; translated from the coding sequence GTGAACGGCAAGATTCCGCCCGGGCTGGAGATCGAGCGGACGCCGGAAGAAGAGACGCTGGTGATGCGCCTCGGCGTGTTCAACAACATGAGGTGGGTTGCCATCCTCGGGGTCATCGCCGTCACTCTCATAGCCAGGTATGGATTTGACATTGGTTTCCCCACCGTGCCGGTCTATGTCGTCTGCGTCTTCATGGCCCTGTACAACCTCGTGTTGATGCAGCAGGTCCGAGCGCTGAGGAAAGTGCGCGCCGACCGGGTTATACCGCGCGTCCGGCAGTACGTATATATCCACATCGTGCTTGATATGTTTGCCCTCATCGTTCTGCTCCACTTCACGGGGGGCGTCGAGAACCCATTCGTCTTCTTCTTCGTCTTTCATGTCGTCCTGGCGAGCATCGGGCTCAGCTATCAGGTCGTCTATCTGCTGTCCACGATGGCGATCATCATGGTGTCGTTTCTGTTTGGCCTGGAGTATGCAGGCGCAATACCTCACGTCAATCTCGAGGGGTTTGCCGAGCCCGCGCAATACGAGGACGCGAGCTACAATCTGGCCGTGCTCACGGCTCTGGGCATCCTTCTCTACGGCACGGCCTATTTGACGACGGCTATTGCCGGCGAACTGAGGAAGAGACAGAGGCAAGTCGTGGCGTTGCGTGACACGCTACTCCAGGAGAAGAATGGAGAGCTGGAACGCGCCTCCACCTCGATAGCCAAACTCCAGGAAGAAAAGGCCCGGTTCCTGCACTTCATCGGGATTGCGGCCCACGACCTGAAAGCCCCGCTTACCGCCATCCAGGGTTTTCTATGGGTAATGCTGGGAGGGTTTGCGGGAGAAATCTCCGAAAAGCAGAGGAACATGCTGGAGCGGAGCACACTCCGGATCAACGAACTTCTGACCCTCATCAGCGATCTGCTGGACATCCCGCGTATTGAAACCGGCCAGATTGTTCAAGAAATGGAAAACGTCTGCCTGCGGGAGATAATCGACGGGTCCATCGAAGGTCAGCGCAACCTGGCTGAGGCAAAGGGCATAGACCTGATTGTCGACGTTCCCGATGAACTTCCCGCGGTCAAAGGCTCTTCCTCTCGATTGCAGCAGGTGTTTACCAATCTGATAAACAACGCCATCAATTACACCCAGGAGGGCGCGGTAACCGTATGCGCAAGGGAACGCCAGAGGGATTTGCTGGTCGAGGTTGTGGATACGGGGATCGGCATTCCTCCCGCGGATATGTCGCATGTCTTCGAAGACTTCTTTCGGGCAAGCAACGTGGAAACCAGGGGGACAGGGCTTGGGTTGTCCATTTGCCGGAGGATTGTTGAGGCTCACGGGGGCAAGATATGGGCGGAAAGTCCCTGTCCCGGGGCCAGCGGGGGTAGCAAATTTAGTTTCACGCTGCCCAAGCTGACCGATGCCAAAGGGAGACGACGCCGATGA
- the ffh gene encoding signal recognition particle protein, whose product MLEVLTDKLQSVFRRLSSRGIVTEKDLDEALREVRLALLEADVNFRVVREFIAGVREQALGAEVLESLTGPQQVVSVVHKQLVEVLGKSHAAIQPAKQPPTVIMLVGLKGSGKTTTAAKLALNLRKQGYKPLMVSADPHRVAAGEQLQSLGRQLSIPVFGDGASPSKLAKGAFDEARRTGANLLIVDTPGYMQVAGEMLAEVRELHREFAPSEVLLIVDAMTGQEAVNVAQEFHDALGITGFIITKMDGDARGGAALSIRAVTGVPVKFIGTGEKVDALEAFHPDRFASRILGMGDVLSLIEKAQETVDRQQAKSMERKLKAGTLDLNDFLAQIQQVKKMGPLTQVLEMLPGFSGIKKQLGNVQLDDSAWKRAEAIVYSMTPLERHNPEIIDGSRRRRIAQGSGTSVQDINQLLKQWREAKRLMEAIASGRGPKQFGQLR is encoded by the coding sequence ATGCTCGAAGTTCTCACCGATAAGCTCCAGTCCGTCTTTCGACGCCTCAGCAGCCGCGGCATTGTCACCGAAAAAGACCTCGATGAGGCCCTGCGCGAGGTCCGCCTCGCCCTCCTCGAGGCCGACGTCAACTTCCGCGTCGTGCGCGAGTTCATCGCCGGCGTGCGGGAGCAGGCGCTCGGCGCCGAGGTGCTGGAAAGCCTTACCGGGCCGCAGCAGGTCGTCTCCGTCGTCCACAAGCAGCTCGTCGAGGTGCTGGGCAAGAGTCACGCCGCAATCCAGCCCGCGAAACAGCCGCCGACCGTCATCATGCTCGTCGGGCTGAAGGGCTCCGGCAAGACGACGACGGCGGCCAAGCTGGCGCTCAACCTGAGGAAGCAGGGCTACAAGCCGCTCATGGTCTCCGCCGACCCGCACCGGGTGGCGGCGGGCGAGCAGTTGCAGTCGCTGGGGCGGCAGCTCAGCATCCCGGTCTTCGGCGACGGCGCATCGCCCTCGAAGCTGGCGAAGGGCGCCTTCGACGAGGCGCGACGCACGGGCGCCAACCTGCTCATCGTCGACACGCCGGGCTACATGCAGGTCGCGGGCGAGATGCTGGCCGAGGTGCGGGAGCTGCACCGCGAGTTCGCGCCCTCCGAGGTGCTGCTCATCGTCGACGCCATGACGGGGCAGGAGGCGGTGAACGTTGCCCAAGAGTTCCACGACGCGCTGGGCATAACGGGGTTCATCATCACCAAGATGGACGGTGACGCGCGCGGCGGCGCCGCCCTCTCGATACGCGCCGTGACCGGCGTCCCCGTGAAGTTCATCGGCACGGGGGAGAAGGTCGACGCGCTGGAGGCGTTCCACCCCGATCGCTTCGCCTCGCGCATCCTCGGCATGGGCGACGTCCTCAGCCTCATCGAAAAGGCGCAGGAGACGGTCGACCGGCAGCAGGCGAAGTCGATGGAGCGCAAGCTGAAAGCGGGCACCCTCGACCTGAACGATTTTCTCGCCCAGATCCAGCAGGTGAAGAAGATGGGGCCGCTAACGCAGGTGCTCGAGATGCTGCCGGGCTTCTCGGGGATCAAGAAGCAACTGGGAAACGTGCAGCTCGACGATTCGGCGTGGAAGCGAGCAGAAGCGATAGTCTATTCGATGACGCCGCTGGAGCGCCACAACCCGGAGATAATCGACGGCAGCCGGCGACGGCGCATCGCGCAGGGCAGCGGCACGAGCGTGCAGGATATCAACCAGTTGCTGAAGCAGTGGCGCGAGGCCAAGCGCCTGATGGAGGCCATAGCCTCCGGCCGGGGGCCGAAACAGTTTGGCCAACTGCGCTGA
- a CDS encoding response regulator produces MERKARILIVDDDADFVASTRTVLESKPYEVIVAVNGDEGLRKAREEKPDLILLDIIMPVEDGFSAAEHLKKDPELAKIPLLMLTSYAAKGSGTGIPRSRGFELDAEDYIDKPVSPQDLLATVEKHLQKAGL; encoded by the coding sequence GTGGAAAGAAAAGCCAGGATCCTGATCGTCGACGATGATGCCGATTTCGTTGCATCGACGAGGACCGTTCTGGAAAGCAAGCCTTACGAGGTGATCGTCGCGGTCAACGGCGACGAGGGTTTGCGCAAAGCGAGAGAAGAGAAACCAGACCTAATCCTTCTGGACATAATCATGCCGGTCGAGGACGGGTTCTCAGCCGCAGAACATCTCAAGAAGGACCCGGAGCTTGCCAAGATTCCGCTGCTTATGCTTACGAGCTACGCGGCGAAGGGATCGGGGACGGGCATTCCTCGGAGCCGCGGGTTTGAACTGGACGCTGAAGACTACATAGACAAGCCGGTGAGCCCTCAGGACCTGCTCGCCACGGTGGAAAAACACCTGCAAAAGGCGGGGCTTTAG